Part of the Haliotis asinina isolate JCU_RB_2024 chromosome 8, JCU_Hal_asi_v2, whole genome shotgun sequence genome is shown below.
TGTGGAAAAAACAGGTTTTTCTTCTGAACGCGAAATGAAGAAACGCAATGCTGAAATAGCTTGTCATACGTTACAGTCAGTATCACGTGACCCGAAGACACACATATAACATAGGTTAGAGAGAAGGGCACAGGTGACATCGACAGAAGCAGGGTAGGATGACACAGTGTAACAATGGTATCGCGGCGGGAGTGATTGCCTCCATACTGGTAGCGGCGGGTCTTGGAGCGTCTGTGTACATCACTACGACAGGCACCGACAGCAATGGAACAACGACGACGAGCACCCCGTCTACAGCAACAGGGTAGGGCGGATTTGACATTGCTAGGCGTCTCTCGAGACAGATTATgctgttttattatttgttgTCAGTTGGTTAAATGGAATTCCTCGGCGTCACAATAGCTGAAATTGTATTCCTGTGACGGATTAACTGATTTTAAGGAGTAGCCTGGAGCTCATATCGTTTGATCACTATGAGTAAATCGCTTTTGTGTCCGCTAATTGCTTCGATCTTACTaacagtggcgtaaaacaatagtCACTCAATGGGGGGATTTCCTCAGTAGGTACAACTCAAACACAAACTGGAATAACATACTCATATTTGAgttatatcacacagatgataATTATACCAGCATAGTATAGCAAAAACCGCACTGCGCTAATGCTGATTCATTTTTTTGTCTCGAAGAGAAGCCAACAATTTGCTCATAGACTGTAACGTTTAGTACTAAGCTGTCTTCAACGCCCTGGGGAATATGTGACCACGGACAGTGAAGACAGGCTATTCTGGGGCGTTAAGTCCAATATTTAGATGACGTGAGGGGAAGGTTATACCAACTATATCATGAAATGTTTGTGCGTACGTGTGCGCACGCAcgtgtgttagtgtgtgcgtTTGCTCGCGTGGTTATTAAAGggctatttctgtgttttaatGAACAACATACTGATACTGGCATTATTGCGCCTGTTACTAAAGAGGCTGAACTGAAAACGATTAATAAAAATGCCAGTCATGACCTGACACTCACGTGGTCAtctttttaaaggtcacatgcaacgtaaaatacaactgtCTGGGCCTTTTTTCACTAAGCATCAAGGTGACTAAGATAACCTTAATgtaatgttaaaggtcacatgcaacctcaaactttgcagattctgatacctttctgcATGCACtcaccgaaacaaatcatcataaatgccaattcaacatatgaagttgaaaaaacacgatgaaaaaaagcccgcgaaatcggagttcaaacgattcactatcccccccccccccccccccaaacactgggggaaaaactggtttcagcagCTATGCTGCGCCGAACTCATGACGCATGCTCAGGGAAttaggttcgcagagcttgaaagaGTATGCTCGCCCGGAGTATGCTTCCCTCCCATGAGTATCTGACTGATGGCATTCTCTGTGTGACACTGCTCTGTTGGGTTGCAATTGTCCAGCCTTATTCTTTTGCACGGGACTCGTACAGGCTGCTCTTGATACTGTAGAAGGTTGGTGTGGTACACAAGATTCTGACCGCCATGCTTGTTAGGAACAAACTCAAGTTCACCTGTACATTTGCCATTTTGCATTTGGTGGTGTGGTACACAAGATTCTGACCGCCATGCTTTAATTAACGCGTTAAAGGCCAACATTGCAATCCGCCAGGTTTCATTTTATTGTGTTATATCAACTTCCAGATGAGAACTGGGAATGCCAAAGTATTCTCACTAACTCGCTATTGTTGCAGCAACGCCTACCAGACGCCGTGCGGGGTGTGTGGCCCTCGGATTGACGTGGCGTTGAGTGTTGTAAATACTCTGGTTGAACCACACTTCAATCTTTCCGTTGAACTGTACGGGATGAGACAACAAGAGCTCATCGTCTACTTGGCGGAAGCAGCCACAAAGAGAAAAGAGTTCAGGTAAATGATTGATAGACAACATACGTAAATGCAGGGCCATCTTCGGTAGGACATCGTCCCTTCATTCGAATCACAACACTATTGTGCCTTCGTTTCCGTAGCGATATTCCAGGTCTTGGTTATTTACCCATGTTGACCACTCTCTGACACTCTGCTTCACAGCTGGACGTGACGTTATCACCCCCCGTTTACTCCACATGATTTCTGTCGCACACGAACGTAATTTGATtgctgatctgattcgccattgatagTTCAAtgacttctttctttcttgttgatcttattatttgacaaaactggaaagctGTCCAGACCGCTTTGTgggagttttacactttatttttgaggacAGCGTCAGTTTACATTTTGTCCATTTCCCCAcgtgcaataagatatctgaattaattattgattaaaaatatgtttcaaagtagatgttaacacgtgttctcgcgatacttttgcgttgcttaacatgttttgggagggaaggccgcggtgtatcatttattctttcattcattcacatatgtacttctttcttttattcttttttctttatttcgttcattcattcacataattcttgctcttaattcttagtataattctttcattcattgtacaattccgactgatacaataaactggctgaagttctgttaaaccagggataatctacaacgtatatactctatatagtctccctggttaaacacaactgaagttgcactgggaacaagtcaagtcactgtgtgcgttggagtaTGACGAgccacacgttaattagtacaaatggtaaagaaagcaagcgagtgacctatccctgttgtagagtatccctgatacaATCAAAAGCATTCAGCACACTGATAAACCCTGATGGTGCAAATACATTGAATGCACTGGATTTGATTCTTAATGTCTATGTGCTGAAGAACACGCACTTTTAAAATCATGCGAGAATGTCGGCAACTCAACCGAAACCCAGACTTTGAATAGCGTTAACACCCTTTTTCTGTGAATAATAGCGACAACGATCGTTCATTCGACACACGATAGCGACAACGACTGTTTATTCTGAGGATGTCGGCAACTCAACCGAAACCCAGACTTTGAATAGCGGCAACACCCTTTTTTTGTGAATAATAGCGACAACGATCGTTCATTCGACACACGATAGCGACAACGACTGTTTATTCTGAGGATGTCGGCAACTCAACCGAAACCCAGACTTTGAATAGCGGCAACACCCTTTTTTTTGTGAATAATAGCGACAACGATCGTTCATTCGACACACGATAGCGACAACGACTGTTTATTCTTACAAATAATAACGACGATTGTTTATTCGTGTAAACAATAGCGAAAAATCATTTCTGTAATTATAAGAATTCTTTGCTGAAAACACATTCAGTGTCAGAGTTGGTCTGCAACAGCTCCATTTGTGCATTTTGCTTTCTTGATGTGCAGATTTGCCGGATACTTTGGCCAGTTTGGCTTTTTCATAGACACCATCAATGGACTGAAGGCTGACTTCAAATTGAATAAGACATGGTGGAGGATTACAGATCAGGACATGGTGGCTCTCCAACTAGGTaatgtcatgtatatatataccagACGATTGATATGTAGACTGGTACCGTAGCCTCGTTGCACTGCGCACACTACGCAACATGCATGATAGGCCAAAAGCATGTGGTTTCCCTTTTCAAAATCCTAAAGATACACAGCGCTGAGGGAGGCATACCACATGAAACTTCTGTAGCACGCAAAGAAAGCTGTTAAAGGTCGAAACACAACCTGAGACGCTTGGTTCGTATGTTTTTGAAGGCAAAGTATATGTTGACTGAAAGAGGGCAGGCAAAAAGTTGCATGCTCACCGTCCAAGGTTCATCTAATCGACTAAGCATCCTGATACTGCCAGTGGATATAATTCTGCACAGTTGACGATTGTTGCCCTTAACAGAAAGGAAATGTAAAGGGGTCGATAAGGGCTATGTGGATTTGAATGCATGCATCATAAAACAGTTCTATAACCCAGGTGTCATTGATGCATAGGCTTCTATAATGCCTCTTAaggtcaaaatattttttgggtaAGCTGTGAAACGTTCGAGTGCGATCCTTTTTTTTCAGGTGTGAGTTCCTACGTTCCTGAACACCAGGAGACGCTCATCTTTACCTTTGTGCAGGGCGACGGTCACTAACTCAAGACGGACACAGGCAGTTATATATTAACTGGATCTGTGACATCTCCACATCTTATGGTCACAAGGGAAACAAGGTTacacattttgttcatgtttacaccttatatatatatatatgtatactataTATTTTTAAGCAATACAAATGTTCCTTCTACATCTGTCTTCAACTCATGCTTTTGGGGCGCCAATAAGGTTACAGCTCTAATCCCCTGTGAACACCAATGCAGAACAGTGAATAAATGAATTGACTGATGGATTTGTGAATGGGTGAATGAatggatgtgtgagtgagttgatgaaTGAACGTTGTTTGACACCGTAGTAAACAATAACCAGTTATTATGTCACGACTGCGAGCATGCTACCGAATCTGACCCCGGAGAGCCACAGACTACGCCAGCTGCCTCACTATGGCAGGATGACTCACACACAGCATCACCGTGTAAATAGCATTTGTCAAGCGGGTCCTACAGGACTACATGATCGTCGACCCGATAGACTTTTTCGTCTGATGGTCATTTCAAATTCCAAATGATTCAGCCCCTTCCCTGAACGTAAAGCGAATGAAGACACATAAACAGTGCCACCACTGACCAAATGCGATCACATCTAGTCGCCGGTTACGTTGGGTTGGAACTGTCGTCGTATATGTGTACTCATATtgcccagtctaagtaaatttactctcagtatatttcgttacactccaccactgagtctaacaaaacctagtagaaggtcgcgtcaggtaaactTTGATGGACCAatggccgtccaatcaaacgcgagacggttaaatagatttaaccaatcaggcaacagctactatttagggatcggagggactttaaaaaaattcaggtcactgacacagatctctccacacacaaaaatccgcatataacacagttatttgacctgcagtatgtaCTCTTTggagtttctgttgacatggttaccattagctaatatttccgcaagataacatccttgaatattgcccaaaacattattttcagcgactgtgtactcaccgttgtcatggttgtgcgtacgccgtgtgcatcacccggaagcgatcgtacgttaaatagcattcggaatcgttcgggtacgaaccttttcgagataaaaaagttcaaaaggtattgtgcgaatgtccactttcgcgatttggtaagctgtgttctgattggtcaatctcaaaggttacctgacgcgacctcccttaaaggtcacatgcaaccaaaaaatcaaacataattaaaacacatttatcacttattcatgacgtataatatacattgcttcttttaaaaaacaaataaacaaaattataagcgtacaatcgcgattcaaaagtgcaatattttgtacttgggcttacttcccccgaaacgaagccctcgggagaccgaacccagtcatagcggatggatgtgcactcaagtgtaacgacggcccctgattggctgtttcaattgctgatatgctgagggttcattgtgtgtacagaaaggtgatctgtttgatgggcattttagaagtatggtcagtcacatgaaagtaagattctttatggataacaacttgtatacttgatgcgtcgtttcagtatggattcatatactgttgtcaaacaaaatcatagacactaaaagaagtcgttatccagaaagaatgtatatagagatgctggattttgaaaatacatgttctctgaatttccgctcgatccaatcaaaaatcatgtcagtaaagatggtaaactactgcgtggctggaatctgtcattcgtccaagtgcaaagcaggacttgaaactgacaagagtttgcaccagtttccgtcagatccagtcatccgaaaaaaagtgaatgtagtttgcttgcaacccacagacataaaaacatgtcatgtgtatcacacgtgcctaattacataatgtggcagagacggggctcgggtgcacgagtcataaatcaactcattttctttatgtcgtatagtctgataggtgttaagttcaaattgcacgtggtcaatgattgaagctgtgtactgcatgttgtctttagcagacaggcaggcagacatataggtgtgaataaaccagacactgagctttctctgtgacagagactgcttaccacaatcaacaagattttttacgtaacgagtagattatttacttgtttgtgtacacaaccgacctcacgacctcagacgctgagcatgcatactgtttcaagctccgcgaacctattcactgcgcgtgcgttatggacgcagcgcagcacagctgttgaaaccagttttccccccagcgctggggggaatttagtgaaacgtttgaactccgatttcgcgggcttttttttcatcgcgtttttttcaactttataggttgaattggcatttttgatgatttgtttcggtaagtgcataccgaaaggtaccagaatctgcaaagttgtattttacgttgcatgtgacctttaaggttttgttagactcagtagtggagtgtaacgaaaagtactgaggataagtttactgcATATTGACAAATCTCAACTATTGTGATGACAGGCAAATATCGTCCATCTGAGGAGCACGTAAAATCTCCCAAACTTCCCACTTGGCATTCTCTTAATACAAGAATGTTCAACAAAACATAGAGAAACTGATCCATaaatggccttgaccttcaaGTGAGCTGAAGAGATCTGCACTAACCTATCcgggccatccgattggtgGAAAATATGATACACTGTAAGATGTTGACAGTTTACTAGTGGTTGCGAAATGTGAACTTTGCAATATTCCTTCTATTTTGTATGATGTACCTAACAGTACATTGTAACTGTTAGTTTTgatgaaagaatttttagaACTGACCCAGTTGTATTAATGGTGAAGGCAGCAATCATCGCTGCCTTATGTAActcatcaaccttttgttcatctaAGTAAGTCTTAAGTACAgaatgaacactctgcttgaaatcttccatcaaaacTGACTGTCTCAAATCATCAAAATTTGTGACTTtcttagacccacaccacctatcaaacaatgtttcttttctctagcaaactctacaaagGTCCCCTAGTCCCTTTTGCAATCATTTCTGACCACGtggtgaaatctaactttgacTGAGGAGGGGATGGTTTCCCCGTTACagccctttccttttatatagaaCTAGGATAGGGcctatacacctatatgtctttgtAACACCGTTTCTAGGCGATACAAGCCCCGGTGAGTCTATTAAACCcgagtaggaggtcgcgtcaggtaacctatgtgcgacctatgaccgtccaatcaaacgcgagacgacCGCACGGAtttgaccaatcagacaacggctactgtttagggtttggcgggACTTACAAACTTTCCTAGTCACCGACACTGATCCCTCAAGAAACcaaaatccgcataaaacacaAATACTTGACCTGCAGTCTATACGGTTAGGactttctgatgacatgtttatgagtagccaatatttccgcaaacTGACGTCCTTGAATACTGAGAAAAATATCGTTTTCAGCGCcagtttactcactgttgacagtgtaGCTCCATGTGCGTTACCCGGAAGCGTTcttatggaaaatagcattcggaatcgttcggatacaaacctttttgagttaaaagttcaaaaggcatgtgtgaatgtccacttcgCAGTTTGGTAAGCAGCtgtattctgattggttaacctcaaaggttacctgacgcgacctccaactagggtttgttagactctggagtgtaacgaaaaatgCGAGAGTAAGTTTACTCAGactgatcgatgttcatgatgtaacTATTCATGATGATGACTGTAACAAAAAACTGATACTACAATTTGAGAGTATTACCggctttttcattttttcataagTCAAAGACATCCTACTATCTGAAAATAGTGGCAAATAAAATCAGTACTGGGAGGCTGCGatttcaaacgtttgaactgcCTCTTCCTGAATTAacacataactggaatactgccgagtttgccattaaaaaacaaacattgtctAAAACACAGTAACCTGCCGGCTACGTCAAACCGCGTTACAGTTCTCCCTGGTGTAGTCTTTCCCATATATTTCAAGTCACATTTCCTGTACATCATTTCAGTACATTCACATAAAATCTGAACACCTATATCAAATACAGTATAGCAAAACCGTCAATGGCTGTACTCCACGTGTCCTATGTGTGTAGGATGATGCTCGCTGACAGGGACAAGAGGTCCTTGTACTTTGTTGACTGAATGAGTGGCGTGAGAAACGAGGCTGACGTCCCGGGGATAGTATCCAGCAGCCACGAACAAACATCCGTGACGTCACATCCGCCTCACACCACAAGGAGGACATGCTGCACCAAGGTCGCTGTCGTCTTGACCGCCGGAAGTACCGCTTTTACTGTTGTGCATGGTCGCCGAGGTCGCTTAGTCTCACAGTGTTCAGGTGTCGTAGTCACTGGTTATGCTTTCATGTGTTCTAATGTAGAAACGCGTGTAAGTGGCGAATTCCGTCTCGATAGTGTGAGTCTGAAGATAAAATGATAAACAAGAAACGCTGACTATGAGTGCTTAAATCTAGGAGACGGTTTTGTTAATCAAGGTGTGTTGCTCAGTGGAAGGAATTAGCTTATCTGAGCGCCATTAAATGTTCTGAATCAAGCAGAAAATTCATAGTGATGCCTTAATTTCtcaaagtcaaaacattgattacagaacagtcttgtttcttgtttactGGTTttcgtcctattgcgcaactcagtgcgataaccagtccagactCCTTCTactccttgcaaacacgtcatACAACGTGCTCTGTTGTACAGCGATCTCTGCTTTTCGGGAACAGTGAAATCTGAAGACGAGACTCTGATCCTAGAACACTTTGGCGGTCTGATACGAAAGTGATTTTATATcaatctcattgtgcgttacaaaACTACACCGAATAAGCGCTAAACCATATAACACGTGTAACCAGTGGGTCAGAttcattgtgaatcattttacgacctcatcaaactgGGACAGTCTGTGATGTCTTAGTTCAGGTATGCTGCCTAAACCTTGACATAGAATATAAaaatacggtgttattaaagtttaaaattaaaattcaaaatTGTAAATACCACTTTCTTACGAAGCAAGAAATTcggtgtaaccagagttgtttgtgacaATTCGGATCGGTTGAATAGTAGGTCACTGTCTAAATAGATTAGTGAGATTCATGTTTCTGTGTGGAAGTCCACAACCGGTAACACCcgtacagatacatacattgtatatgGACGTGCAAATCGTTATTTTAACGTAAACAGTTACAATTATTCATGTCTGTAGTTGTACAAAGTTACAAATTTCTGCACGAGATAATGTATTTCCCACAAGCTGTAGAATTTCACACCTTAAATACATTCACACTTCGTCACAAGATATACTCAGTGCTGATGAATACACTGCCCCTCCTCTGATTCATGGGTGTGGCTTAAGTTAATCTCAGCGTTACATGGGCCACGTTATTTATGATCGAAGGAAAAGTAGTCAGTTGTAAGTGGTGTAATCGCGTGACTCACATACTGGTGTCAATGTCCCGGAAGGGTGTGTTTAGTAGTACTACATTATTATTCGGTATAGCTTCATATCTATACCGAGCGACGTTCTCTGTGCCCAAGTCTTCCGATGGACCACAAAACGGAGCCACCCTGTTTTAGCATGAATACTTATTTTCAAGAATTTGCTCTGACAACTGATTGTTTTCGGCAAAATGAACTGTAATGAATGATTACCAGAAAGGAGATCCACCGAATTCCCTATTATCCAGACTTCGTATCCTCGTATTTGGTTTATTGCCCAGAACGAGGTTCCTGATTGCACATTGTCTGCAGTTATACATTTATTCACTGTGCTTGATATTTTGATTATCGTGGAATAAAACTTGATTTCaatatgttgaaaatgacaccaACGATCAGAGTTTGTTTTACGTTCCCATACACTCAAACAACGTTGACTTGTAGTCTTATACCTTTATTCCCAGACCGTATGTAGGCCATTGGCCCACAAtacaacatttcatgtttgCAGCCATATTTCATGCTCTGCAGCGTAATAGTAAACCTTGCTACATTTCTGATGACAAAAGGAAGGCATCAACATATTGAAACTTGGTAGATAAGGGTATGAATAAAACTTTTCAGGAATGCATTTAGTGCGCAGAGACGCGTATGCAGTACACactaaaagaaaatgatattcgttTTCAATATATCCATTATCACACATGTTACAAAGCCTGTGATGTCTAGGCTTTTTTGTGTATGtaaatgtttcaatatttaACTGTTGAGAACCACAACGACACTGTGTTAGAGCAATGCGAAATATACTGATGATGACAACACGAAGATATGGTTCCATAATAAATTACACTTTTGACTTTTAGAACTTGATGATAGCGAGTTATGCCATTCATGATGGGAATCATGTTGAGTTCTAATCAAATTCAGACAGGAAGGAATTTAAGCTACTAATACACTGTCTTCCCCATACACAACCAAATCACATTTTGTAGAGCAATAACTTAAGTTTTGAAACCCAATTTGTTTCACCGTGACTAGCATCTAACAATAATGAGTTATAACATTTTGTGGGTAGACGAGATATTGGCATATTGAAAAATTGATACTAATATTTAATACAACGTTTATAAGCATAAACATGAACAGGATATCTGCCACACTCACCCCGAACGATGTGATTAGGAGTAGATATTTTAACACTAAGTAAATGATTACAAGTCAAAGTTTGAACTTTCTCAGTAGGTGAACTAATATCACAGTACAACCTCCAGACTTCGGCCCAGTAGATTAGAATTGGTAGCACTTTAGAATCAGGATGGGTAGTCCTTAC
Proteins encoded:
- the LOC137294661 gene encoding uncharacterized protein, with translation MTQCNNGIAAGVIASILVAAGLGASVYITTTGTDSNGTTTTSTPSTATGNAYQTPCGVCGPRIDVALSVVNTLVEPHFNLSVELYGMRQQELIVYLAEAATKRKEFRFAGYFGQFGFFIDTINGLKADFKLNKTWWRITDQDMVALQLGVSSYVPEHQETLIFTFVQGDGH